A part of Paenibacillus sp. IHBB 10380 genomic DNA contains:
- a CDS encoding MFS transporter, which produces MKPWKVNLIVLWIGQFLVNAGMTMITPFLALYLARDLGVQGEHAIGIWAGLIFAANFLTSFLFQPLWGKLSDRYGRKIMLLRSGFGMAIVMVLMGFAQNPWHLLLLRLLNGTISGFNPASISLVSGTTPKAQMGFAMGMMQSGSVAGTILGPLIGGVLADMIGFRPIFYVTGALIFAASFLALFMVKENFNREEASQTAQVSVIQGFKELAHIPQLLALFAVTFLLQFAMISPMSLLPLYVQKLHNNTADIALWAGMVTAVTGISNMITSPILGKFSDKFGAHRILTYALIGAGLMLIPQAFVQNVWQLIVIRFLMGVFMGGLLPSVNALIRSYTPEGMESRAFAFNSSTLALGNMLGALVGGFLSGFIGIEGLFIISGCLLLINMVWVRAKLYTRNNQSYFR; this is translated from the coding sequence ATGAAACCTTGGAAAGTAAACCTCATCGTACTTTGGATTGGTCAGTTTCTAGTCAATGCTGGAATGACCATGATCACACCTTTTCTTGCCTTGTATCTAGCCCGCGATTTGGGTGTACAAGGTGAACATGCTATTGGAATATGGGCGGGTCTCATCTTTGCAGCTAATTTCCTGACTTCCTTCTTATTTCAGCCCTTGTGGGGGAAACTTTCTGATCGGTATGGACGTAAAATTATGCTACTGCGTTCTGGGTTCGGAATGGCCATTGTCATGGTCTTAATGGGATTCGCTCAGAATCCATGGCATTTACTGTTACTCCGCTTACTGAATGGTACGATATCAGGATTTAATCCTGCCTCCATTTCACTCGTGTCAGGAACAACCCCCAAAGCACAAATGGGATTTGCCATGGGTATGATGCAATCAGGCTCTGTAGCTGGCACCATATTAGGACCGCTGATTGGCGGAGTATTAGCTGACATGATCGGTTTCAGACCTATTTTCTACGTTACAGGTGCGCTTATATTTGCTGCCTCATTTCTCGCTCTGTTCATGGTAAAAGAGAACTTCAATCGTGAAGAAGCCTCTCAAACAGCACAAGTATCCGTTATTCAAGGCTTCAAGGAACTTGCGCATATCCCACAATTGTTAGCACTCTTTGCCGTTACGTTCCTGCTTCAATTCGCAATGATTAGTCCCATGTCCTTGCTTCCTCTATATGTTCAGAAGCTACATAATAATACGGCAGATATTGCACTATGGGCTGGTATGGTCACTGCTGTAACAGGCATCTCCAATATGATTACATCGCCTATTCTTGGTAAATTTAGCGATAAATTTGGTGCGCATCGTATTCTAACCTATGCCTTAATTGGGGCCGGTCTCATGCTCATTCCACAAGCCTTCGTCCAGAATGTATGGCAACTCATTGTTATTAGATTCCTGATGGGCGTATTTATGGGGGGGCTGCTGCCTAGCGTCAATGCCCTCATACGGTCATACACACCTGAAGGCATGGAGAGCAGAGCTTTCGCCTTCAATAGCAGTACACTGGCACTGGGCAACATGTTAGGTGCGCTTGTAGGTGGCTTCTTATCTGGATTCATAGGAATCGAGGGGTTATTTATCATTTCTGGGTGCCTGCTCTTAATTAATATGGTGTGGGTAAGAGCGAAACTTTACACTCGCAACAATCAATCATACTTTAGATAG
- a CDS encoding oxidoreductase family protein — translation MVQEQHIQDLNMLGIDIKLKHVIFCVKQIFKGHDIEISSWRCTDIDYKTPNFTTAGLYRLHGFAYVNGENVPWSIVVKIIKPDSSEKDDPRHHSYWKREALVFRSNVLSDLPKSLNYAECYLIEDRDDGTIGLWMENIDGENDDLWSQEDYCFIAQQLGLSNGAYLMGRPLPSESWICQNWLKSWVASSRMYAPNPYDYIHLINNDIDEIWKSYQIYNKHVDLMLESLVHLPRVLAHQDLSQKNMFLHKTNSKNDQLILIDWQFMGVSGIGEDLGKLFGVNMSTNNIPQHKYEDYKNSIFEYYLQGLRETGWQGDERIARYGYCTSVAMRCVWEVPQFIYLTAQLVEEPNNTTLQEKVSQFEKIICIQMEMAKEAEDLKEYI, via the coding sequence ATGGTACAGGAACAGCATATACAAGATCTAAATATGTTAGGTATAGATATTAAATTGAAGCATGTCATTTTTTGTGTTAAACAAATATTCAAAGGACACGATATTGAAATATCGTCTTGGAGATGTACTGATATTGATTATAAAACGCCCAACTTTACTACTGCAGGTCTCTACAGACTTCACGGATTTGCTTATGTTAATGGTGAGAATGTGCCGTGGTCCATTGTTGTAAAAATAATCAAACCAGACAGTTCGGAGAAAGATGATCCTAGGCATCATAGTTATTGGAAAAGAGAAGCACTTGTATTTCGATCAAATGTACTATCAGATTTACCCAAATCACTTAATTACGCTGAGTGCTATCTTATTGAGGATAGAGATGACGGCACGATAGGGTTGTGGATGGAAAATATAGATGGAGAGAATGATGATTTGTGGTCTCAGGAAGACTATTGTTTTATAGCTCAGCAGTTAGGGTTGTCGAATGGAGCCTATTTAATGGGAAGGCCTTTACCAAGTGAATCTTGGATATGCCAAAATTGGCTTAAATCGTGGGTTGCCTCCAGTAGGATGTATGCACCTAATCCTTATGACTATATACATTTGATAAATAATGATATTGATGAGATATGGAAATCGTATCAAATATACAATAAACATGTGGATTTGATGTTGGAGTCATTGGTTCATTTGCCTCGTGTACTTGCACATCAGGATCTTAGTCAAAAAAATATGTTTTTACATAAAACGAATTCAAAGAATGATCAGTTGATTCTTATCGATTGGCAATTTATGGGTGTTTCTGGTATTGGAGAAGATTTGGGAAAGCTATTTGGAGTTAATATGAGCACGAATAACATTCCACAACATAAATACGAAGATTATAAGAATTCCATCTTTGAATATTACTTACAAGGGCTTAGAGAAACAGGATGGCAGGGAGATGAACGGATTGCGAGGTATGGTTATTGCACAAGTGTAGCGATGAGGTGTGTTTGGGAAGTACCACAATTCATTTATCTGACCGCCCAACTAGTTGAAGAGCCGAACAATACTACACTACAAGAAAAGGTCTCCCAATTTGAGAAAATAATATGTATTCAAATGGAAATGGCTAAAGAAGCAGAAGATTTGAAGGAATATATTTAA
- a CDS encoding O-methyltransferase yields MNLTPDEYVNQLFQEDEKLQQVKQSIIERGMPEVSVAHAYGRLLTFLVRTSRAEKVLEIGALGGYSGICLARGLSSSGKLLSLELKEEYANLAKRNLEAAGLGSQVEYMIGPAAENLELLKQSGRKFNLFFIDADKENYPLYLEYAISLAEPGAVIAGDNCFLRGRTLNPDKNGPAVQAMRRFNEQIATDDRLVSTLLPEYDGLSLSWVK; encoded by the coding sequence TTGAATTTAACCCCTGATGAATATGTTAACCAATTATTTCAAGAAGATGAGAAGTTGCAGCAAGTGAAACAAAGTATCATAGAACGAGGAATGCCAGAAGTTTCTGTAGCTCACGCCTATGGTCGACTTCTGACATTTCTGGTTCGCACATCCCGTGCTGAAAAGGTCCTTGAGATTGGGGCTTTAGGTGGATACAGTGGTATTTGCCTAGCCAGAGGACTTTCATCGAGCGGAAAGTTATTGTCATTAGAACTAAAGGAGGAATATGCCAACCTTGCTAAGAGGAATCTCGAAGCAGCCGGATTGGGGTCACAGGTGGAATATATGATTGGACCTGCTGCGGAGAATCTGGAATTGCTGAAGCAGAGTGGGCGTAAATTTAATCTCTTTTTTATTGATGCAGATAAAGAAAATTATCCGTTATATTTGGAATATGCGATAAGTTTGGCAGAGCCAGGAGCTGTTATTGCCGGAGATAATTGTTTTTTACGTGGACGAACATTGAACCCAGATAAGAATGGACCCGCCGTGCAGGCTATGCGCCGCTTTAATGAGCAGATTGCGACTGATGACAGACTGGTTAGCACCTTGCTACCGGAGTATGATGGATTATCCCTTTCTTGGGTGAAGTAG
- a CDS encoding THUMP domain-containing class I SAM-dependent RNA methyltransferase, with protein MSHLQLIATAPMGLESIVARELKELGYTDLTVENGSVTFAADFADIPRCNLWLRTSDRILIKMGEFTATTFDDLFEGTKALPWEDWIPVDGEFPVNGRSHLSQLSSVPACQSIVKKAIVEKLKLTHKTEWFPENGPRYVIEVNLQKDKALLTLDTTGPSLHKRGYRRLATEAPLKETLAAALLLLSRWNPSRPLYDPCCGSGTLLIEAAMIGWNIAPGLRRSFPSEHWNNVPKSLWNDASEEAFDSVRDDFPLQLTGSDMDSRAIEVAEAAAKSAGLSGVIDFQVLPASQIRPQGEYGCLITNPPYGERMSDIEQVEKLIRQFGHTAAHLPTWSFFAITPTKQFEHYFGRRADKRRKLYNGRIECQYLQFLGPLPPRNPNPQQ; from the coding sequence TTGTCGCACTTACAATTAATCGCAACAGCTCCGATGGGCTTGGAGTCTATTGTTGCACGCGAACTCAAAGAATTAGGCTATACAGATCTAACTGTTGAGAATGGCAGTGTCACTTTTGCCGCAGATTTTGCTGATATTCCAAGATGCAACCTGTGGCTTCGTACCTCAGATCGCATTCTTATCAAAATGGGTGAATTCACAGCTACAACATTTGATGATTTATTCGAGGGTACTAAGGCTTTACCTTGGGAGGACTGGATTCCTGTCGATGGTGAGTTCCCAGTAAATGGTCGCTCCCACCTCTCACAGCTGAGCAGTGTACCGGCTTGTCAAAGTATCGTCAAGAAAGCCATTGTTGAGAAGCTAAAGCTTACTCATAAGACAGAGTGGTTCCCTGAGAATGGTCCTAGGTATGTGATTGAAGTGAACTTACAAAAAGATAAGGCTCTCCTTACACTAGATACAACAGGTCCCTCACTTCACAAACGTGGATATCGTAGACTTGCAACTGAAGCACCTCTTAAGGAAACATTAGCCGCAGCATTGCTATTACTAAGCCGTTGGAACCCTTCTAGACCTCTCTATGATCCATGTTGCGGATCGGGTACGCTTCTTATTGAAGCCGCTATGATAGGATGGAATATTGCACCTGGACTTCGTCGCTCTTTCCCATCCGAGCACTGGAACAATGTGCCTAAGAGCCTATGGAACGATGCAAGTGAAGAGGCCTTCGACTCTGTACGCGATGATTTCCCGCTTCAACTTACAGGAAGCGATATGGATAGCCGAGCTATTGAAGTTGCCGAAGCCGCTGCTAAGAGCGCAGGACTCTCTGGTGTAATAGACTTCCAAGTGCTTCCCGCATCACAAATAAGGCCCCAAGGTGAATACGGTTGTCTTATTACGAATCCACCCTATGGTGAAAGAATGAGTGACATCGAACAAGTTGAGAAACTCATCCGTCAATTTGGGCATACAGCTGCTCATTTACCGACATGGTCATTCTTCGCCATTACACCTACGAAGCAATTTGAGCATTATTTTGGTCGTAGAGCGGATAAACGACGTAAGCTTTATAATGGACGTATTGAATGTCAATACCTGCAATTTCTAGGTCCACTACCGCCTCGGAACCCCAATCCACAGCAGTAA
- a CDS encoding LTA synthase family protein — MGIHKRSLSSRILRSSYNNIIIFMILMLYKLVLFHYSLHIHNIDMNPLDYVITIGSLLLVSFWTFGLPRRGQSISLIILNILLTAILYSDLVYYRYFQDFITIPVLFQTGQVSSLGESIRSLLFFSDLFFFIDWILFIPYVIITFMKRRQTQYSMYSTSFATTSRVSGTIRGRAMKGVLTFVLGFVLTFGPIKFYSETWAKGLFEGNWWNMALYNVTGLIGFHGYDIYRYSKEYLGPEPTLPEEEITKVKEWFDQRNTNPTTTNQLFGKYKDSNVIVIQVEAFMNFMIGQSINGQEITPNFNKLMNESMYFSNYYHQTGQGRTSDADFSSHSALHPLPSGSVFVRYPDHKYDILPAILQEKGYATNAFHAYDSSFWNRYTMYKAMGYDRFYSKKDFTMDESLGWSLGDKSFFKQSLDDMQEIKQPFYSFLITLSSHHPYVIPKGKQELDVGEFTGNIFGDYLQSIHYVDSALGQFVEQMKDQGLWDNTILYVYGDHDNSIKEKEYYEQFLGRGLNDLDMRQIMNQVPLLVHLPDGSEAGTYPDVAGQLDMMPSILHLLGIDTTSYHIMGNNLFNGQERSVTLRTGDHTDSNVYYIPSADGVFDNGSCYDLRTRQMTKVGSCRAGFDQGKQELHISDQVIQYDLIRKFDQE, encoded by the coding sequence ATGGGGATACACAAGAGATCTTTGTCTTCTCGTATTCTACGCTCCTCATATAACAACATCATTATTTTCATGATACTGATGTTGTACAAATTAGTGCTATTTCATTACAGTCTCCATATCCATAATATCGATATGAATCCATTGGATTATGTCATTACCATAGGTTCTCTATTGCTCGTCTCCTTCTGGACATTTGGGCTCCCCCGTCGTGGACAATCGATATCCCTTATTATCTTGAATATATTGCTTACTGCCATCTTATATTCTGATCTTGTATATTATCGATATTTCCAGGATTTCATTACGATACCCGTTCTGTTCCAGACTGGACAAGTAAGCTCACTCGGTGAGAGTATCCGATCGTTACTGTTCTTTTCAGACCTATTCTTCTTTATAGATTGGATTTTATTCATTCCATACGTCATAATTACCTTCATGAAGCGTCGCCAAACACAGTATTCTATGTATTCAACCTCCTTTGCTACAACAAGTCGAGTAAGTGGCACAATACGGGGTCGTGCGATGAAAGGTGTATTAACGTTTGTACTTGGCTTCGTCCTTACCTTTGGACCTATTAAATTTTATAGTGAGACGTGGGCTAAAGGTTTATTCGAAGGTAATTGGTGGAATATGGCTCTCTATAATGTTACGGGATTAATAGGCTTTCATGGTTACGATATTTATAGATATAGTAAAGAATATCTTGGACCAGAACCAACTCTACCTGAGGAAGAAATAACGAAGGTTAAGGAATGGTTCGATCAGAGAAACACGAATCCTACAACAACTAACCAATTATTTGGAAAATATAAAGATAGCAATGTCATCGTCATTCAAGTCGAAGCCTTCATGAATTTCATGATTGGTCAAAGTATTAATGGTCAAGAAATCACACCTAATTTCAATAAATTGATGAACGAAAGTATGTATTTCAGCAATTATTATCATCAAACCGGTCAAGGAAGAACTTCGGATGCGGATTTCTCATCACACAGTGCGTTGCACCCATTGCCGTCAGGCTCCGTATTTGTTCGCTATCCTGACCACAAGTATGATATTCTGCCAGCAATTCTACAAGAGAAGGGTTATGCTACTAATGCCTTTCATGCCTATGACAGTAGCTTCTGGAATCGTTATACGATGTATAAAGCTATGGGGTACGATCGTTTCTACAGTAAAAAAGACTTCACGATGGATGAGTCTCTAGGGTGGTCACTAGGTGATAAATCATTCTTCAAGCAATCATTAGACGATATGCAAGAGATCAAGCAACCTTTCTACTCTTTCCTTATCACCTTATCCAGTCATCATCCTTATGTCATTCCTAAGGGGAAACAAGAGCTAGACGTAGGGGAATTTACAGGGAACATCTTTGGGGATTATCTGCAATCCATACATTACGTGGATTCTGCACTCGGACAATTCGTAGAACAAATGAAAGATCAAGGATTATGGGATAATACGATCCTCTATGTCTATGGTGATCACGATAATTCTATCAAAGAAAAAGAGTATTACGAACAGTTTCTAGGCAGAGGTCTGAACGATCTGGATATGAGGCAGATTATGAATCAAGTTCCCCTTCTTGTCCATCTTCCTGATGGAAGTGAAGCAGGCACGTATCCGGATGTCGCAGGTCAGCTTGATATGATGCCTTCCATACTCCATTTACTTGGGATAGATACCACATCGTATCATATCATGGGAAATAACCTATTCAATGGTCAAGAGAGATCCGTAACTCTCCGAACGGGTGATCACACTGACAGTAACGTATATTATATTCCCTCGGCAGATGGCGTATTCGATAATGGAAGCTGCTATGATCTAAGGACACGTCAGATGACCAAAGTGGGCAGCTGTCGTGCTGGATTCGACCAAGGCAAACAAGAACTTCACATATCTGATCAAGTGATTCAATACGATCTTATTCGTAAATTTGATCAGGAATAG